A single window of Solenopsis invicta isolate M01_SB chromosome 3, UNIL_Sinv_3.0, whole genome shotgun sequence DNA harbors:
- the LOC120357149 gene encoding uncharacterized protein LOC120357149 isoform X2: protein MMMAAGMPRNAPSTSAETPYRRFRLLAFRGGAEVFAVRELVGNPSLAKYLDESWTLGLARMRRMRSGAEICGVPPPWPSNLRPLLFPGVSDAADQRVMLADGKQVPLSERVALYTSTRRLRTRR from the exons ATGATGATGGCGGCTGGGATGCCGCGAAACGCGCCGAGTACCTCGGCCGAAACCCCGTATCGGCGATTCCGGTTGCTTGCGTTTCGTGGAGGAGCGGAGGTATTCGCAGTCCGAGAGCTGGTCGGGAATCCTTCCCTCGCCAAGTACCTTGACGAGAGTTGGACGCTCGGGCTCGCGAGGATGCGGAGGATGAGGAGCGGTGCGGAAATTTGCGGAGTACCTCCGCCGTGGCCAAGCAATCTTCGACCACTTTTATTTCCAGGAGTGTCAGACGCAGCGGATCAACGGGTAATGCTGGCTGACGGGAAACAGGTGCCTCTTTCGGAGCGCGTGGCcctatatacgag TACGCGAAGACTGCGGACGCGGCGGTGA
- the LOC120357149 gene encoding uncharacterized protein LOC120357149 isoform X1, whose amino-acid sequence MMMAAGMPRNAPSTSAETPYRRFRLLAFRGGAEVFAVRELVGNPSLAKYLDESWTLGLARMRRMRSGAEICGVPPPWPSNLRPLLFPGVSDAADQRVMLADGKQVPLSERVALYTRCDQKISTRRLRTRR is encoded by the exons ATGATGATGGCGGCTGGGATGCCGCGAAACGCGCCGAGTACCTCGGCCGAAACCCCGTATCGGCGATTCCGGTTGCTTGCGTTTCGTGGAGGAGCGGAGGTATTCGCAGTCCGAGAGCTGGTCGGGAATCCTTCCCTCGCCAAGTACCTTGACGAGAGTTGGACGCTCGGGCTCGCGAGGATGCGGAGGATGAGGAGCGGTGCGGAAATTTGCGGAGTACCTCCGCCGTGGCCAAGCAATCTTCGACCACTTTTATTTCCAGGAGTGTCAGACGCAGCGGATCAACGGGTAATGCTGGCTGACGGGAAACAGGTGCCTCTTTCGGAGCGCGTGGCcctatatacgaggtgtgatcaaaaaataag TACGCGAAGACTGCGGACGCGGCGGTGA
- the LOC105202160 gene encoding facilitated trehalose transporter Tret1, translated as MGTTVTAAARVSDATSKPFLVTLPDKEKQHHVSQVESNNSVASDKGRKRFQFLVTLCAALGGMQAGITLGWTSPILPYLTSAESFLPEKLSENQISWITSLLALGAIVGAVPAGKIADQIGRKWTIFLTAVPFATCWITLLTTGNIISIYVARFIGGIGAGAACVLVPVYAGEIAQASIRGALGAFFPLLFSSGIMFSYVAGAYCSYVVFNIACCAILVPFVLGVPFMPESPMWLLQKDRKVQATKVLTILRGSHYDITGEITVIQNDVDRMTNASGGFKDLVGTKAGRKAAITCIGLMFFQQLCGVDAILFYTVNIFQAANSTIDPFLATIVIGLTEVVMTIFVATVIDRFGRKPLLIISGTLMTICLSVLGYYFKLKDGGSDVSTFGWLPLTSLALFNIVFSIGYGSVPFTVISEIFPPETKGVASSMSIVVHWSLVFAVTKLFPTMEDRMGQAATFWTFSCFTAASAVFAYFVVPETKGKTLQEIQSKLKRKQKSKTEYQVEPI; from the exons ATGGGCACCACCgtgacggcggcggcgcgcgtcAGCGACGCGACGTCGAAGCCCTTTCTGGTTACCCTGCCGGATAAGGAAAAGCAGCATCACGTGTCACAAGTCGAATCGAATAATTCCGTGGCTTCCGACAAAGGAAGGAAGCGCTTTCAGTTTCTAGTCACTCTGTGCG CTGCGCTGGGTGGTATGCAGGCCGGTATAACGCTCGGTTGGACGTCGCCGATTCTGCCATACCTCACATCGGCGGAATCCTTTCTCCCGGAGAAATTGTCCGAGAATCAGATCTCGTGGATAACATCCCTGCTGGCGTTGGGCGCCATCGTGGGCGCCGTACCGGCCGGCAAGATCGCCGATCAAATCGGTCGGAAATGGACCATCTTTCTGACGGCTGTGCCATTCGCCACATGCTGGATCACCTTGCTCACGACTGGGAACATCATCAGTATATACGTCGCTCGATTCATCGGTGGCATCGGCGCCGGGGCGGCCTGCGTCCTCGTGCCAGTTTACGCTGGTGAAATCGCCCAGGCGTCGATCCGCGGTGCTCTGGGCGCCTTCTTTCCTCTGCTCTTCTCTTCGGGAATTATGTTCTCGTACGTGGCGGGCGCGTACTGTTCCTACGTAGTCTTCAACATCGCCTGCTGCGCTATTTTGGTGCCTTTCGTCCTGGGTGTGCCGTTCATGCCGGAATCACCAATGTGGCTGTTGCAGAAAGACCGTAAGGTCCAGGCCACGAAAGTGCTGACGATCTTGCGTGGATCGCATTATGACATTACGGGGGAGATAACCGTTATCCAGAACGACGTTGACAGGATGACGAACGCGTCGGGTGGTTTCAAAGATCTCGTTGGGACCAAGGCTGGGCGTAAGGCTGCCATCACCTGCATAGGACTCATGTTCTTTCAGCAACTATGTGGCGTAGACGCGATTCTATTTTACACGGTCAACATCTTCCAGGCGGCAAACAGCACGATCGATCCTTTCTTGGCGACCATCGTTATTGGACTTACCGAAGTAGTAATGACAATATTCGTCGCTACCGTAATCGACAG ATTCGGCAGAAAGCCGCTCCTGATAATATCCGGCACATTGATGACCATTTGTCTGAGCGTCCTGGGTTACTACTTCAAGCTCAAGGATGGAGGAAGTGACGTGAGCACCTTCGGCTGGCTCCCACTGACTAGCCTCGCTCTCTTCAACATTGTCTTCTCGATCGGTTACGGGTCCGTGCCGTTCACGGTAATAAGCGAGATATTTCCGCCGGAAACTAAGGGTGTTGCCAGCAGTATGTCTATTGTGGTGCACTGGAGTCTGGTGTTTGCCGTCACCAAGCTGTTTCCAACTATGGAGGACAGGATGGGCCAGGCCGCGACCTTCTGGACGTTCTCATGCTTCACCGCCGCGTCCGCAGTCTTCGCGTACTTCGTAGTACCGGAAACGAAGGGCAAGACGTTACAGGAAATACAAAGCAAGCTTAAACGAAAGCAAAAGTCGAAAACGGAGTATCAGGTCGAACCGATCTGA